One window from the genome of Diorhabda sublineata isolate icDioSubl1.1 chromosome 10, icDioSubl1.1, whole genome shotgun sequence encodes:
- the LOC130449864 gene encoding protein atonal-like codes for MDFYIDSFEYPYMVPVPASSPSDWSSVSSCDNYLDENKFLFNADLERQKRTVTPSILKKRRLAANARERRRMQNLNQAFDRLRTFLPQLGQDRQLSKYETLQMAQTYITALYELLKKEKENFD; via the coding sequence ATGGATTTTTACATCGACAGTTTCGAGTATCCTTATATGGTTCCTGTTCCTGCTAGTTCTCCTAGTGATTGGAGTTCGGTGTCGAGTTGCGATAATTATCTTGACGAGAATAAATTTCTGTTTAACGCCGATTTAGAAAGACAAAAACGTACAGTTACTCCTTCGATTTTAAAAAAACGTAGATTGGCTGCGAATGctagagaaagaagaagaatgcaAAATTTGAATCAGGCGTTCGATAGATTGAGGACGTTTCTTCCGCAATTGGGACAAGACAGACAGCTCTCTAAATATGAAACGTTGCAGATGGCTCAAACTTATATCACGGCGCTTTatgaacttttgaaaaaagaaaaggaaaactTTGATTAG
- the LOC130449865 gene encoding protein atonal-like, translating to MAGYSESYYTTYLLSPQDVSGNWGCVSPESYENYSEESYKSTSPEPLRSKSRVTPIILRKRRLAANARERRRMQNLNQAFDRLRTFLPQLGQDRQLSKYETLQMAQTYITALYDLLDQRDVNQ from the coding sequence ATGGCAGGTTATAGTGAATCCTATTATACGACTTACCTTCTGTCACCTCAAGACGTTTCTGGTAATTGGGGATGCGTATCACCAGAATCATACgaaaattattcagaagaaaGTTATAAATCCACGTCTCCGGAACCGCTGAGAAGTAAGAGTCGAGTCACACCTATTATATTGAGAAAAAGAAGATTAGCGGCGAATGCTAGGGAAAGGAGAAGAATGCAAAATTTGAATCAAGCGTTCGATAGATTGAGGACGTTTCTTCCTCAATTAGGACAAGATAGACAGCTTTCGAAATATGAAACGTTGCAGATGGCTCAAACTTATATCACAGCGCTTTACGATCTTCTGGATCAACGAGACGTTAACCAATGA
- the LOC130449866 gene encoding sialin-like, translated as MAVPVRFWIACMVFFTTFTCYTTRVNLSVSIVSMTKGKTKGVPYCKKSTDNVSDSSNGTEQPHVLPDYGPRYEWDERIQGSLLGAYFYGYIFTNLAAGLIAEYFGPFKVILLVHIVATVINTLCVLAVKIHWSALFLCRLLLGMGGALVYPALQVLIAFWAPPQEKGKFISALMGNVLGTCITWPIVGVVTTYLGWDWGFYVVSIENLMFCIVFYLLVTDTPETHRWIKPEEANFIKESQAGTVTRKKVIAPYKELFKNLPYWMLMLCHVANEWGLYLQLTLVPKFISDVIGFDLSQAGGLSALPPLMRMTFGLILGAIADEILKREIFSKKVVRKSYTVLSHILPGLMLIAISFVGCSWIPVIVLLTFSLGFNGACVQNILINAQDLAPNFSGTIYAINSFFAGMTGFIVPALNGEFTKDHNGIVEWGYTFILGGVVYCLGGIIWILLGSVEEQSFNRFGDPAP; from the exons atgg CGGTGCCCGTTAGATTCTGGATAGCCTGCATGGTATTTTTCACAACTTTCACTTGCTATACGACAAGAGTGAATCTTTCAGTCAGCATAGTATCCATGACCAAAGGAAAAACCAAAGGTGTCCCGTACTGCAAAAAATCTACAGATAACGTCAGCGACAGCAGTAATGGAACGGAGCAACCTCACGTTTTACCTGAT TATGGTCCTCGCTACGAATGGGATGAAAGAATTCAAGGAAGTCTGTTAGGAGCTTATTTCTATGGCTACATATTCACTAATCTCGCTGCTGGATTGATTGCCGAATATTTTGGTCCATTCAAAGTAATTCTGTTAGTACATATAGTAGCAACAGTAATTAATACATTGTGCGTACTAGCAGTTAAGATACATTGGAGTGCGCTATTCTTATGCAGATTATTATTGGGTATGGGAGGG gCACTAGTGTATCCAGCTTTGCAGGTACTGATTGCTTTTTGGGCACCACCTCaggaaaaaggaaaattcaTAAGTGCCTTAATGGGAAATGTGTTAG GAACTTGTATAACTTGGCCAATTGTAGGGGTTGTTACAACGTATTTGGGATGGGATTGGGGATTCTACGTTGTCAGCattgaaaatttgatgttttgcatTGTTTTCTACCTTCTGGTAACTGATACGCCCGAAACTCACAGATGGATAAAACCGGAAGAAGcaaattttatcaaagaatCGCAAGCAGGAACAGTTACCAGGAAAAAG GTAATAGCCCCCTACAAAgagttattcaaaaatttaccaTACTGGATGTTGATGTTATGTCATGTTGCCAATGAATGGGGTCTTTATTTGCAATTGACTCTAGTTCCGAAATTTATATCTGACGTAATTGGTTTCGATTTGAGTCAAGCTGGAGGATTATCCGCACTACCTCCATTGATGAGGATGACGTTTGGTTTGATATTGGGTGCAATCGCTGACGAAATTTTGAAACGTGAAATATTCAGTAAAAAAGTGGTTAGGAAATCTTATACCGTTCtat cACATATTTTACCCGGTTTGATGTTGATCGCTATAAGTTTCGTTGGATGTAGTTGGATACCGGTAATAGTATTATTAACATTCAGCTTAGGTTTTAATGGTGCATGCGTACAAAACATTCTAATTAACGCTCAAGATCTCGCTCCGAATTTCTCTGGTACTATTTACGCCATCAATAGCTTTTTTGCCGGCATGACTGGATTCATAGTACCTGCCTTAAACGGAGAATTCACCAAGGACCAC AATGGTATAGTCGAATGGGGATACACTTTCATACTAGGCGGAGTTGTTTATTGCTTAGGAGGTATAATATGGATTTTGCTTGGATCTGTGGAAGAACAAAGCTTCAATAGGTTTGGTGATCCCGCACCGTAA